One stretch of Nitrospirota bacterium DNA includes these proteins:
- a CDS encoding multiheme c-type cytochrome produces the protein MMRYLFCLAAALFLLPSVSVADYREEFEKGFLTKPWAGEQIEQNLCISCHASDTMKPEFQNIVEAWQASWHAQNNISCEHCHGGDPKDAALSMSPQRGFVGVPTPQSVPEFCGKCHIGILSNYVESGHGKALKALRKAPSCVTCHGSHNIQKASINIINEQLCTKCHSYERAKNMKQALFLTEKRISELGEGLLDLKRQGFYADADEKALFSTQAEFRTLFHTVDVNLVQEKTGEVSTELDRIDQNVRSAFRELSFRRNFSAFLLLLFVGLGTGIFLLTWKGKD, from the coding sequence ATGATGAGATATCTATTCTGCTTAGCAGCGGCTCTTTTCCTTCTCCCCTCCGTGAGCGTTGCCGATTACCGTGAGGAATTCGAGAAGGGATTTCTGACGAAGCCCTGGGCCGGCGAACAGATCGAACAGAACCTGTGCATCTCCTGTCATGCATCGGACACCATGAAGCCGGAATTCCAGAACATCGTCGAGGCATGGCAGGCCAGCTGGCATGCGCAGAACAACATATCCTGCGAACATTGCCACGGCGGCGACCCGAAGGACGCGGCACTGTCCATGTCGCCCCAGCGCGGGTTCGTCGGGGTCCCGACGCCCCAGTCGGTGCCGGAATTCTGCGGGAAATGCCATATCGGCATCCTGTCGAATTACGTCGAGAGCGGCCACGGGAAGGCACTGAAGGCGTTGCGGAAGGCGCCCAGCTGCGTCACTTGCCACGGATCGCACAATATCCAGAAGGCGAGCATCAACATCATCAACGAGCAGCTCTGCACGAAATGCCATTCCTATGAGCGGGCGAAGAACATGAAGCAGGCGCTCTTCCTGACCGAAAAGAGGATCAGCGAACTGGGAGAGGGGCTCTTGGACCTGAAACGCCAGGGGTTCTACGCTGACGCCGACGAGAAGGCGCTGTTCAGCACACAGGCCGAGTTCCGAACGCTCTTTCATACGGTGGACGTCAATCTGGTCCAGGAAAAGACCGGGGAGGTGAGCACAGAGCTCGACCGGATAGACCAGAATGTACGGTCTGCGTTCCGGGAGCTGAGTTTCAGGCGGAAT
- a CDS encoding cytochrome bc complex cytochrome b subunit, translating into MWKKIVNWLEVRVGLDNFIQTEVIEYRIPKNINLFYTLGFLAVVAYTVQAVTGIVLLIYYIPHPDHAFRSVQDIMTKVPYGWLFRQMHTVGSNLMISVVLLHMITVFLMGNYKRPRELTWLGGGLSLLITIMFGLSGYLLPWTQLSYWATTVVTSMPTALPLIGEPIARILRGGDSVTHITLSRFFAIHVAILPPLFLSLIGIHLFLINRIGISATPFGLQDEEKRPLTEYHRKTHPDGYSYYPLFFQKQMYMLMGYFAVMFLIITFFPNLFFPDEANVPADPYRTPHEVHPAWYLLPPYQLLRLIPNKFLGITIQLVLVLVFLGWPFLDTYREKNVLKRPILRGVFIFLIAVWIVLLFWGRI; encoded by the coding sequence ATGTGGAAGAAGATCGTAAACTGGCTTGAAGTGAGGGTCGGTCTGGATAACTTCATTCAGACAGAGGTCATCGAATACCGGATCCCGAAGAACATCAATCTGTTCTATACGCTGGGCTTTCTCGCCGTGGTCGCCTACACGGTTCAGGCGGTGACCGGGATCGTGCTGCTCATCTATTATATCCCTCATCCGGATCATGCGTTCCGCAGCGTCCAGGACATCATGACCAAGGTCCCTTATGGGTGGCTGTTCCGGCAGATGCACACGGTGGGCAGCAACCTGATGATCAGCGTGGTCCTGCTGCACATGATCACCGTTTTCCTGATGGGGAACTACAAGCGGCCGCGGGAGCTTACCTGGCTGGGGGGCGGCCTTTCCCTCCTCATCACGATCATGTTCGGCCTGAGCGGCTACCTGCTGCCCTGGACGCAGCTCAGCTACTGGGCGACGACCGTGGTGACCTCCATGCCCACGGCGCTGCCCCTCATCGGCGAGCCCATCGCCCGTATCCTGAGAGGCGGGGACAGCGTCACGCATATCACGCTCAGCAGGTTCTTTGCGATCCATGTGGCGATCCTGCCGCCCCTCTTCCTCTCCCTCATCGGGATCCATTTGTTCCTCATCAACAGGATCGGCATTTCCGCAACGCCCTTCGGCCTGCAGGATGAGGAAAAGCGTCCACTGACCGAGTACCACAGAAAGACCCACCCTGACGGTTACTCCTATTATCCGCTCTTCTTCCAGAAGCAGATGTACATGCTCATGGGGTACTTCGCCGTGATGTTCCTGATCATTACGTTCTTCCCGAACCTGTTCTTCCCCGATGAAGCAAATGTGCCCGCCGACCCGTACCGGACGCCTCATGAGGTGCACCCGGCATGGTACCTCCTTCCGCCGTACCAGCTCCTGAGGCTCATTCCGAACAAGTTCCTCGGGATCACGATCCAGCTCGTCCTGGTCCTTGTGTTCCTCGGCTGGCCGTTCCTCGATACCTATCGGGAGAAGAACGTTTTAAAGAGGCCGATCCTGCGCGGGGTCTTCATCTTCCTGATCGCCGTGTGGATCGTCCTGCTGTTCTGGGGGAGGATCTAA
- a CDS encoding ubiquinol-cytochrome c reductase iron-sulfur subunit, with product MKRRKFLKIAIAFLGSITLTSFFYALVRFLSALPSRMAETRRLIIRKGDIPSGEAKNFVYRDAPAVIINRPDKGFIALSRTCTHLGCLVEYHHGTQRLVCPCHAGNFDLEGNVLSGPPPKSLAAIPFRIEGENIVIG from the coding sequence ATGAAGAGGCGCAAATTTCTGAAGATCGCCATAGCCTTTCTCGGATCCATTACGCTGACGTCCTTTTTCTATGCGCTGGTGAGATTCCTTTCGGCGCTCCCCTCGCGCATGGCGGAGACAAGGAGGCTGATCATCCGCAAGGGCGACATTCCGTCCGGCGAAGCGAAGAACTTCGTTTACCGGGACGCTCCCGCGGTCATCATAAACCGCCCGGATAAAGGGTTCATAGCGCTGTCCAGGACCTGCACGCACCTCGGCTGCCTCGTCGAGTATCATCATGGCACGCAAAGGCTGGTCTGTCCCTGTCATGCGGGGAACTTCGACCTCGAAGGAAATGTTCTGTCCGGTCCTCCGCCGAAGTCATTGGCGGCCATTCCCTTCAGGATCGAAGGGGAAAACATCGTCATAGGGTGA
- the nrfD gene encoding NrfD/PsrC family molybdoenzyme membrane anchor subunit — protein MGSLIKNFFIALRQVFIGDRTYYLWVAFLSFFIILGASAYADQLNRGLITTAMRDQVSWGLFISNFTFLVGVAAAAVLLVVPAYLYNFKPIKEIVLFGELLAVSAISMCILFILVDMGQPLRVWHILPIVGAMHFPASLLAWDVVVLNGYLAINAIIAFYVLYRLSIGKEYSMSVIGPLIILSIPWAVSIHTVTAFLYNGLSSRPFWNASILAPRFLASAFCSGPAIMLLLFQIIRKRSEVEIDNRAIFKIAELIAYAMGINLFLLGAEAFKEFYSGAVDSYSIQYLYFGLHGKASLVPWMWSASLFNITAFFLFLFPKTRENFLTLNIGCVLIIMGVYIEKGMGLIVPGFVPDTLGEIYEYSPTTSEILITMGIWAAGALLYTLLLKFAVPIYTGKLRFETKRQAG, from the coding sequence ATGGGAAGCCTGATCAAGAATTTCTTTATCGCCCTGCGGCAGGTCTTCATCGGCGACCGCACATACTACCTCTGGGTGGCCTTCCTGTCCTTTTTCATCATCCTGGGGGCGAGCGCGTACGCCGACCAGCTGAACCGCGGACTGATCACCACGGCCATGCGTGACCAGGTGTCCTGGGGCCTCTTCATCTCGAACTTCACCTTCCTGGTCGGCGTTGCAGCGGCGGCCGTGCTGCTCGTGGTGCCGGCCTATCTCTACAACTTCAAGCCCATCAAGGAGATCGTGCTTTTCGGGGAGCTGCTCGCCGTGTCGGCCATCTCCATGTGCATCCTGTTCATCCTGGTGGACATGGGCCAGCCCCTCCGGGTCTGGCACATCCTGCCCATCGTGGGGGCCATGCACTTCCCCGCATCGCTGCTCGCCTGGGACGTGGTCGTGCTGAACGGGTACCTCGCCATCAACGCCATCATCGCCTTTTACGTCCTCTACCGGCTTTCGATCGGCAAGGAATACAGCATGTCCGTGATCGGCCCTCTCATTATCCTCTCCATCCCCTGGGCCGTCAGCATCCATACCGTGACCGCCTTCCTCTACAACGGCCTGTCCTCGCGGCCGTTCTGGAACGCCTCGATCCTCGCCCCGCGGTTCCTTGCGTCGGCCTTCTGCTCGGGCCCGGCGATCATGCTGCTGCTGTTCCAGATCATCCGGAAACGGTCCGAGGTCGAGATCGACAACCGGGCCATCTTCAAGATCGCCGAACTGATCGCCTATGCCATGGGCATCAACCTGTTCCTGCTGGGGGCCGAGGCGTTCAAGGAGTTCTACTCGGGCGCCGTGGATTCCTATTCCATCCAGTACCTGTACTTCGGGCTCCACGGCAAGGCGAGCCTGGTTCCGTGGATGTGGTCGGCGTCCCTGTTCAACATCACGGCGTTCTTCCTGTTCCTCTTCCCGAAGACGCGGGAGAACTTCTTGACGCTGAACATCGGCTGCGTCCTCATCATCATGGGCGTGTACATTGAGAAAGGCATGGGGCTGATCGTTCCCGGGTTCGTTCCCGACACGCTGGGCGAGATCTATGAATATTCGCCCACCACGTCGGAGATCCTCATCACGATGGGCATCTGGGCCGCGGGCGCCCTGCTGTACACGTTGCTGCTCAAGTTCGCGGTCCCCATCTACACGGGCAAGCTGAGGTTCGAAACGAAGAGGCAGGCGGGGTAG